In the Arachis ipaensis cultivar K30076 chromosome B10, Araip1.1, whole genome shotgun sequence genome, one interval contains:
- the LOC107620894 gene encoding protein FAR1-RELATED SEQUENCE 9-like has protein sequence MVAAFRLEENEWIWLTYEKMVQWANAYLCDKFCAGLRTTSRYEDINTSLKRFIKSSNCLLELVENLERVAKDYRNNEFITNYKSLYSKPVMTTGLESIERAISQIYTKEIFFEVKKEIECVVALIILHRKSYGSTEKFMFRKFRKPHRVYSVLYESNSERYECSCKLWNNIGIPCSHIICVLKELEKDVLPMGLVLKKCCKDAKFGSFHDSDGGLDRNKAFSGTVWFVVDCLLPYEFVSSPTACHA, from the coding sequence ATGGTTGCTGCATTCAGGTTAGAGGAGAACGAATGGATTTGGTTAACGTACGAAAAGATGGTACAATGGGCGAATGCGTATTTGTGCGATAAGTTTTGTGCTGGATTGAGAACGACGTCAAGATACGAGGACATTAATACATCTCTTAAAAGGTTTATCAAGTCCTCGAATTGCTTGTTGGAGTTGGTGGAGAATCTTGAGCGTGTGGCTAAGGACTACAGGAACAATGAGTTTATTACGAACTACAAATCTCTATATTCGAAACCGGTCATGACTACAGGGCTGGAATCAATTGAACGGGCCATATCTCAAATCTATACCAAAGAGATATTCTTCGAGGTCAAGAAAGAGATTGAATGTGTGGTTGCGTTGATAATTCTTCATAGGAAAAGTTATGGTAGTACGGAAAAGTTCATGTTTAGAAAGTTTCGTAAGCCTCATCGAGTTTACTCTGTACTATATGAAAGCAACTCTGAGAGGTATGAGTGTTCGTGCAAGCTTTGGAACAACATAGGAATTCCATGCAGCCATATCATCTGTGTTTTGAAAGAGTTGGAGAAGGATGTATTGCCGATGGGGTTGGTGCTGAAAAAGTGTTGCAAAGATGCTAAGTTTGGATCATTCCATGACTCCGATGGAGGTTTGGATCGTAATAAAGCATTTTCGGGGACGGTATGGTTCGTTGTGGATTGCTTGCTTCCCTATGAGTTTGTTAGCAGCCCAACAGCCTGCCACGCATGA
- the LOC107620895 gene encoding protein FAR1-RELATED SEQUENCE 5-like → MKTFVQDHNRDLALPAFTNVMTAHRNINEGNKAHIHSMQDSRPVRSWGSLHICPWLSKLSLHKEGHLQLYRRCMSLSDHSGRCGSSNKLSEEETEVDPLAIVMYTYCPENHLGHLFWSQYDYECFSDLLAFDSTYRKNLYNLPLVMFSGTNHHRQTILFGFELLEDEKILSYKWLLDTFLEVMHQKQPKVVVTDGDESMKEAIRVDFPNATHRLYAWHLAWNAISNIKDNDFCDAFKTAMYGHFEVEEID, encoded by the coding sequence ATGAAGACATTTGTTCAAGATCACAATCGTGATTTGGCATTGCCTGCTTTCACTAATGTCATGACAGCCCACCGCAACATCAACGAAGGTAATAAAGCCCACATTCATAGCATGCAGGATTCTAGACCAGTCAGATCATGGGGTTCTTTGCATATTTGTCCGTGGTTATCGAAACTTTCACTTCATAAAGAAGGACATTTACAACTATATCGACGATGTATGTCGCTCTCGGATCATTCAGGGAGATGCGGCAGCAGCAATAAGTTATCTGAAGAGGAAACTGAGGTGGATCCATTAGCTATTGTGATGTACACATATTGTCCCGAAAACCACCTTGGTCACCTGTTTTGGTCGCAGTATGACTATGAGTGCTTTAGTGATTTGTTGGCCTTTGATTCGACGTATAGGAAGAATCTATACAACTTGCCTTTGGTAATGTTTTCTGGAACTAATCACCACCGACAGACAATACTTTTTGGTTTCGAGTTGCTGGAGGACGAGAAAATTCTATCTTATAAGTGGCTGCTAGACACTTTCCTGGAAGTAATGCATCAAAAACAGCCCAAAGTTGTGGTTACAGATGGAGACGAGTCAATGAAGGAGGCTATTAGGGTAGATTTTCCTAATGCCACGCATCGACTTTACGCCTGGCACCTAGCGTGGAATGCTATTTCGAACATCAAGGATAATGATTTTTGTGATGCATTTAAGACTGCTATGTATGGTCATTTTGAGGTTGAGGAGATCGACTAG